Proteins from one Catenuloplanes atrovinosus genomic window:
- a CDS encoding class I SAM-dependent methyltransferase — translation MSTFEELVAEGSRVPVEGWDFSWFSGRATEERPPWGYARMMADRMAGARRALDLQTGGGEVLSEVTAPPPVLVATEGWAPNAALAQRRLPHAVVVCVREDADLPFPDDSFDLITSRHPVRTRFDEVARVLEPGGTYLSQQVGPGSVRELTDAMMGPQPVGTGRDPARLRDEATACGLDVVDVRAARLRMEFHDVAAVIVFLRKVIWTVPGFTVDRYRDRLRALHDRIEADGAFIAHSTRFLLEARRPA, via the coding sequence ATGAGCACGTTCGAGGAACTGGTCGCGGAGGGTTCCCGCGTACCCGTGGAGGGCTGGGATTTCTCCTGGTTCTCGGGGCGCGCCACGGAGGAGCGACCGCCATGGGGGTACGCCCGGATGATGGCGGACCGGATGGCCGGCGCGCGGCGGGCGCTGGACCTGCAGACCGGCGGCGGTGAGGTGCTGTCCGAGGTGACCGCGCCGCCGCCGGTGCTGGTGGCGACGGAGGGCTGGGCGCCGAACGCCGCGCTCGCGCAGCGCCGGCTGCCGCACGCGGTGGTGGTGTGTGTCCGGGAGGACGCGGACCTGCCGTTCCCGGACGACTCGTTCGACCTGATCACCAGCCGTCATCCGGTACGGACCCGGTTCGACGAGGTGGCGCGCGTGCTCGAACCGGGCGGCACCTACCTGTCGCAGCAGGTGGGGCCCGGTTCGGTGCGCGAGCTGACCGACGCCATGATGGGCCCGCAGCCGGTCGGCACGGGCCGCGACCCGGCACGCCTACGGGACGAGGCGACCGCGTGCGGCCTGGATGTGGTGGACGTGCGCGCCGCCCGCCTGCGCATGGAGTTCCACGACGTCGCCGCCGTGATCGTCTTCCTCCGCAAGGTCATCTGGACCGTGCCCGGCTTCACGGTGGACCGCTACCGTGACCGCCTGCGCGCCCTGCACGACCGGATCGAGGCGGACGGCGCGTTCATCGCCCACTCCACGCGTTTCCTCCTCGAGGCCCGCCGGCCGGCGTGA
- a CDS encoding SDR family NAD(P)-dependent oxidoreductase, which translates to MNNTLQHRTAVVTGSTSGIGAATVRALAEAGARVVVSGRDAVRGEKLADEVGGAFVPVDLAGSYRQIRDFAAEATDRLGGHVDILVNNAGIYPFTSTADLPDADLDAMLAVNVRAPHVLTGALAPAMAARGDGVIVNIGSWMSHVGVPAGAMYTATKAAIAQMTRTWSAEFGPRGVRVVTVSPGITLTPGNEAALAMIERQTADTPAGTYVRPEQIAAAVRFVASPEGAMIQGTGLLVDGGLIGTRLAF; encoded by the coding sequence ATGAACAACACCTTGCAGCACCGCACCGCCGTCGTCACCGGTTCCACCAGCGGCATCGGCGCCGCCACCGTCCGCGCGCTGGCCGAGGCCGGCGCCCGCGTCGTGGTCAGCGGCCGCGACGCCGTGCGCGGCGAGAAGCTGGCCGATGAGGTCGGCGGCGCGTTCGTGCCGGTCGATCTGGCCGGATCGTACCGGCAGATCCGTGACTTCGCGGCCGAGGCGACCGACCGGCTGGGCGGTCACGTCGACATCCTGGTCAACAACGCCGGCATCTACCCGTTCACCTCGACCGCCGACCTGCCCGACGCGGACCTGGACGCGATGCTCGCGGTCAACGTCCGGGCGCCGCACGTGCTGACCGGTGCGCTGGCACCGGCGATGGCCGCGCGCGGCGACGGTGTGATCGTCAACATCGGCTCCTGGATGTCGCACGTGGGCGTGCCGGCCGGCGCGATGTACACGGCGACGAAGGCCGCGATCGCGCAGATGACCCGTACGTGGTCGGCCGAGTTCGGCCCGCGTGGCGTGCGCGTGGTCACGGTGTCGCCCGGCATCACGCTCACGCCCGGCAACGAGGCGGCCCTCGCCATGATCGAACGGCAGACCGCGGACACGCCGGCGGGCACCTACGTGCGGCCGGAGCAGATCGCGGCCGCGGTCCGCTTCGTCGCCTCGCCGGAGGGCGCGATGATCCAGGGGACCGGCCTGCTCGTCGACGGCGGCCTGATCGGCACCCGCCTGGCGTTCTGA